The following proteins are co-located in the Acidimicrobiales bacterium genome:
- a CDS encoding class I SAM-dependent methyltransferase produces MALPDDIRLSFNEAAETYDRVRPSYPPEMFDDLFGLLPDAPEVIEVGPGTGQATRDLLGCGASVHAIEIGPAMAARLAANLGSDRLRISVGDFETIPLAPASADAVFSATAYHWITSAAQTDRPAVALRPSGVLAVVDLIQVRSGVDRGFFAACDPIYRRFGQGHVGPPAPTRNQVDPPIRGVLEGDERYGSVTVRTYDWDQTYTAAEYRDLMLSYSGTQMMEVSARSGLLDAIGTLIVDEFDGVVTRPLVATLATAVMR; encoded by the coding sequence ATGGCTCTTCCGGATGACATTCGTCTCTCGTTCAACGAGGCCGCCGAGACATACGACCGTGTGCGGCCCTCGTATCCGCCCGAGATGTTCGATGACTTGTTCGGTCTCCTCCCCGACGCTCCAGAGGTCATCGAGGTCGGGCCCGGAACCGGCCAGGCCACGAGGGATCTCCTCGGATGTGGGGCGTCCGTGCACGCCATCGAGATCGGTCCGGCGATGGCTGCCCGGCTGGCGGCGAACCTGGGGTCTGATCGGTTGCGAATCTCGGTCGGCGACTTCGAGACGATTCCGCTTGCACCTGCCAGCGCGGACGCCGTGTTTTCCGCCACGGCGTATCACTGGATCACATCGGCAGCACAGACCGATCGGCCGGCCGTCGCACTGCGGCCCAGTGGCGTGTTGGCCGTCGTGGACCTCATACAAGTTCGGTCTGGTGTTGATCGGGGATTCTTCGCCGCGTGTGATCCGATCTACAGGAGGTTCGGGCAGGGCCATGTCGGACCACCGGCCCCGACCCGAAATCAGGTCGATCCGCCGATCCGAGGTGTTCTGGAGGGCGACGAGCGGTATGGGTCGGTCACGGTTCGGACCTACGACTGGGACCAGACCTACACGGCCGCCGAGTACCGGGACCTGATGCTTTCCTATTCGGGCACCCAGATGATGGAGGTGTCAGCGAGGAGCGGTCTGTTGGATGCCATCGGAACTCTCATCGTCGACGAGTTCGATGGCGTCGTGACTCGCCCACTCGTGGCGACACTCGCCACGGCCGTGATGCGCTGA